The sequence TGAGGCCTATTTAGCATAATTCAGTTGAAAATCTCAGAACCATAACACTGAACTCATACCTCATTCTAAGAAAAGCTGAAGATGCACAGTTGCCCTGACCATGAAGATAACATGGTTTATTGGATGCTATCAAAAACGTTGGCTGAAGACGTGACCCGAACTGCTTCCTAGTCCTTGGATTTGGTGGTTTGGCCAGAAATGGACTGAACAAGTGTAGACCAGTGCGGTGTTTAAGCTTCAAAAAGAACATGAATAATagtaataaactttttttttcaacctTCTTTCCTCAAGATAGCGACTATTGCTGGATTATGTTCTATGGTTTCCATCTCCCCCTCTGGTACCTCACCGAAGTAGGCATTTTAATGAACAAGTGGAGCCAGAAGAGAGATAGGTAACAATTCATCCCAACTATATCTGAAATGATCTCCCTTACAATCTACAAATAAGAACAAgcataggccattcaaccctttgaccATGTTCTcacattcaattagatcataatAGTTGATACAACCAATAGAACTTCCAGAGTTTCCCAAATTCAACCCTTTTGCGGCATTGAAGCACAAGGGAATATCAGAGGGAGGAAATCATTTCTGAATTCTTCACTTCCTTGTGACAGTTTCCACAAGTGCTTGAACCTGGGAGGGTACCAGGCAACAGTGGGGGCTTTGTAGCTTGGGATGATGTGATTGAGCAAAAGTCACGCCCCCACCCCATAAAACCAACAAGGATTACTTCTGGGTTAGAAACGtaaaacaaaactcaagaatTAAACAAAACAGACTGCAATAAAATCAGAACACACCTGATTGAACAGGTCGGTCATTCGATTCAAGTGCTTTTGGCGACTCTGATTAACTAGTTGCTGTCTGGCATCCCAGTGCTGCATGCTGGATTTTACACGTACTTCAAGCCTGTTTGCAAATCTGTACAGATCCTCGTCAACCTCTTCATCCTTGCTGTTGACATCAGACATCCTGTTGTTCAAATAATTTcttaaaggagaaagaaagacaaAGATGAATGACTGAATCTGGTCCAGCACTTTAGATGTTCCTTTGCCTCTATTCTCTGTGGGCTGTTCAAAGCAACACAATTGAGCTGAAAGACAGTGATTTATCGAGTTAATTCTTCCTCCTAACAAAGTGACCGAGACCTAGCATACACTAGGCAATGAAATCCACAGGGATATGCTACCAAAATTATATCCCAAATTCTTTTCCAGGCACTCTCTTCACTCATCTCCCAAAGACACCAACTCAGGCTTTAGTCTCAGGCATTTCCAGCACAACCATGGAGAGCACCAGAACTGAAAGCAACTGTAACCTCGTGCACTTTTCAGCAATGCAGACAAGAACCTTTGTTAACCTTTTGACTTTTCTAGCCTCAGGGTGTGAAGGTCCAGGATAGCATGCCAGAACCTATCCTGGCTGAAATCAGCCGACTCTGCACATATTTGGAATGAAGCAAGGGAGTTTCCAGTTTAAGCCATGCAATACTATATGGCACATTATAATAGAACACATGGATATCAGAAATGTGGAAGAATAAGCCCATAGAGGTTCATCTCTTTCAAATACATTTTAATAATAGCCAACTTTGGCTCTTTTTTctactttttattttattatccTGCCTAGGATTCACCAAGAGATTGGGTGGGCTTGTATTTATTTTCAGCAAAAATATGGTACAGGTGCTGTAGACAACCAAGATCACTAAATTATCAAGTGCACCATGAGCCTATTATCTAGAGCTAGCAATGCAAATTAATACCAAGCTTACCAATCTTTATTTGCTACAGCAATTAAGCTTCTTGCTTGAATCTATTACCAGTAATCTAATGGTTCAGTGGGCAAATACAATATGGTTCTGTGCCATGCAAACTGGTAAAGTCCCATATTTAATACTTAATCTATGCTCACTGAGATGATATTAGGTAGGGCAATATTAGGGCTGCAATAAGTGGGATCAGCATCTTGGTTCTCAGGAGAGGGGAAAGAAACAGCCTGGGACCTTACTCCTGATACCAATGACAGATATATGTGGGTAAAAACAGAATTTAGTTTGGCTGTCATTCATAGCTAATAGACTGTTGACAGTCAAGAGTAGATTTTCCAAATAATGTCAATTTAGTGTCTGCAGTAATCCATTTACTACTGTCAGATCTATAAGAACTATCACGTGAAGAGCAGAAATAGATGAAGATCTGAAGATTGTTGCAGACACATCTGAGAGTAAGTCACTTTTTTCCAGGAGAGGGTGAATAATTGTGGGAAAAGGTATGGAATACTCCTaagaaataaattacaaatagtaatttggtagtacagaacataaaatttaaacaaatcttacaattaactgtcagtcatcattaactggtgtaGTCTCAATATAAATGCCTCCTCCAATAGGAGTCTacatgccaaccaatcagcactctccacCCCAGTAAGAATGTCATTTCCCCATTACTTTGCTATTTTGTGTGACTTGCCCTGATAAGcataagatgaaaagctttgacaaaatatgtcttttttcaACAATACTAAAGAAATTACACATCTAGCAGGTCTCGGAAACATCCAAAGGAATTGAACACCACAGATTTCAGAAATTGCTGTTATGTGGCTACACACAGCAGCCATTTTACCTGTAGCAAATAGAAAagacccacaaacagcaaagtcatggtgaatgattttttttgtgttgttaGTTGAGGGTGGAATGTTGGCCAGGAATATACAATTCTTTACTTCAAAGAATGCCATGAAATCCGTAGCATTCTTGTTTTACCAAATCATTTGGAAGATGGCACTTCTCACAGGGCAAATTCCTTCAGTATTGCACTCAGAGTTTGGAACTGATTTATATGATCAAATCCTGCAGTGGGGCTCAAAGTCacagccttctgactcagaggcgcCTCATTAAGTCAAGCTGACACTCCCATGGAAAACTGGAAACTTCTAACCAATTTTAAACATTGATACTTATTATAAATTTGTGCCCATTTAACCCAACAACAACTTTTAGTGAAAATTATATTAGTTTGGTCAGATTGGTATCAACTGCATCTTTTAATGACAGATATGCATCCACCTGAGTGTTTGGATATGACGGAAGGTGATGTACTTTCTGAATAAGTAAGCCAGTCGAAGCTGAACTGTAGTTAATGTTTGGTGAATAAGATGAGTTGCTATGGCATGGAGTTGTCTGGAAATGATACCATTATACACTGCTTGGTCCAATGTTTTATAATTCGTTCTTAGGTATGTCACATTTACAATATATGATCCATCTACGATTTTGTTGGTATCAGCAGCCTGGAAGACCTTTCCCCTGGGTTGTACTGTTCTTTCTAATGTCTCTGATCCCATATTGGGCAGAAGAACTCCTTCCTTCTTAAAAGATTCTGCCTGTAATTTAGTTTCGTTTCCTTTAAGCCCAAGGACATTATCGATAGAGTATAAATTCTTGGTTGCTTCTCGAATCTGAATTAACTGGTCCATTCCAGCACGAGAGGACATTTTCTCAAGTGTCAAAACTGTGTCTAAGGCCTCCAGGGTTTTTTCACAGAAGTGGGCTTCTTCCTGGGTCATATTTTTGTCTTCTTTGGCCTCTTCAATGAAATATTGAATTTGGGCACTTAATTCATCAAGTGCAATCTCTTGAATGATACTGAATCTGGAAATTTCTTCTAGAAGTTCAGCTAAAGTCGTAAATTCAGGTTGTTTCTCCTTTAATTTGTCCACTTGGCTTTCCTTTGTTGGCACTAATACATGAATAGGTTGTTCACTATGCTCTTGCTTGGTGTTCTGCACTGGCTTGGCAAACATTTCTTTGAGTGCTTTCTCAATCACTCCATATAGATTTTTTAATTCAGCAGACTTGAGAAGAGCTTGGACCTTACAGACGTCACCTGGAGAAAGTTCTTTGCCACTGCTCAATCCGTGATTCAGTGAATACAAAACAGCAGTTTGAAAATCTGTCAGCAAGTCCACAGCCATTTTCTTAGCCTTGGTCTTCAAAGCTTCTTCCTTCCGAGCAGATGCCCTCCGTTTCTTTTCTGCAATCGGATCAGATTTATGCATCTTGCACTGAACGGCTTCAGTAAGAACTGTCTCCGGTTTGGGCTGAGTTGTGGGAACGATACTTCCATCGGACATTTCTGTGGGAACAGCTTTCCCTTCAGATTTTTCTTTGGGAATGTTTCCTTCCTTGGATACTTCTAGGAGAGTCTGTGGTTCCTGAGGTTCTGCAAATGAACTTTTCCCTGTTGTGGATTTTGTCCTTTGTTCGTCAAGTCTATCATGCCCCTCAACAAGAATATTTTTGTGCTCCTTACTAAAGAGATATTTCCCCCTGAGACTTTCTATGGGAATGATTTTGTCCTTTGACTTTTTCACAAGCGTAGTTCTTTTATTTGTTTTGGGTgtctgctttgtttttatttgcacaTCATCAGATGGAAACAAATTTTCAGATGTGATTTGCTCATGAGAGACTGTTTTCTTAATGTTTTGGAGTTGTGCAACTTTGGACCTCAAAACTTTAATGGTGTTTTCCAGATTGTAGTTGGTGCTACATGCTTCCCTGTAATGATGTTCTGCTGATTCAGCACGTGTTTTAAGTGCACTACTGTGCTCTCGGAGAAGTTTTAGCTCATTCACTAGATTATCTTCAGCACCCTGGGAGCCAAATGAATCTGACTTTCTCAATTCATTTTCCACCTCAAAATATTCCTGTGACCGAATGTGAAATGCTTTGTGAAGATTCTCTATAAATTTCCTGATGTATCTGAAAGCAATTGTCTGGGCTTTCTTGCAAGGAGGAGATTTTGCGATGTCTGTTAGTATCATATCAATCTCTCCTACTGCGGCATCCAACTGTTTTGCAACGTTTGGTTCGACCATTTTCGCTGTACTCATTGGTTGCATATCCAGGAGATGCATGAGTGTTTTGGGATCCATCTTTTTCTCCCTCCACCATTTCAAAATAGTACCTTTACCATCAGGTCCTGAAAACAATCACAATATAACACCAATTACTGTACACTATCATATATTATGTTCCAAAACATTTTGAAAGTGTTGTTATATCAATACAaagtctttctctttctttcaatcAAAATCGGATAGTACTTGCATTTTGATTTTAACATTGTACAATACAACTTTCTAAATGACAACTTGGCTCAATGATAGCACTCTCACCTCAGCTGACTGATCATGGATTCAAGCTCCATTCAGGACTTGAGCATCTAATCTAGGCTGATATCATGTAGGATTGAGTTATTTTTTAATAGGACTTGACCAAGGAAGTTAAGTATTAAATTATATATGTTTAATTATGATTAATTGTTAAACATGTTCTGCAGTGAAGACGTTGTATGGTCAGGTTAAAGTAAGGGCATTTATGGTTCCTGTTTTATGGCTGAAACTAATGTAAgcttaaaaaccaaaacaaccgtggatgctggaaatcagaaacaaaaacaaaaattgctggaaaagctcagcaggtctggcagcatctgtggagagaaatcagagttaacgtttcaggtccagttctgaggaagggtcactgctctctgacctgctgtttccagcattttctacttttatgTCAAGTTGTTGAGGCTTGCTGTACAGGTTATGGTGGAGGACAATCAGCAGAAATCCAACCACACCCAGATTCAAAGGAAGCATTTTGAATGTAGTATGTCTGCATTATGGACTATCACATTAAAGACTTGCCTCAAAACAGAACAGTAGCCAACTCACCTCCATAAAAATGAAATCGATATGATACGTCAGAATATATATCCATAATAATACTTAACAATGAGTCTAGTCATAATTTGTGTCATGTTTGTGGTGTGTACATATCATTCAGCAAGACAGAGTTACTGTGGCAACATGCACCTCTGTATGCATATTATGGGCTGCTGATGGTGGAGTAGAGACTTTGAGACAGTGTTAGTAGAGACTCTAACTTACTTTCCATTCCATGGCTGACCAGGTATCTCTCCCACTTTTACCATGCTGTTGATGTGTTGTAAAGATCTGTAGGTTGATAATCTGTTTGTCCAAGTTATAAATGGCCATTATAAATTATCGCCATTTTCAATACCTCTTAAACAAAATTAAGTGACAATCTAAAAACAGTTGTTGCATAAAAATGTAGCCCATGGCAATCCTTTCACATTAAGTGTTCCCACCCTTATCAACAAAATTATTGAACGAGGACCAAGAGAAAGGAGGTCTAATAGTCACAAGCAATGATCATATTACTATTATTTCATTTTCAGCACTGATGAAGTTGGCAGTGGCAGAGCCTGCCCCTTGAGGATTGGTCTCTCAGTTACCAGCAAAGTGTGACAATATGTAGACAATCCATCTGAAATGGATCCTTTACTGTGTCCGGTATGATGCAAAATTACCATGACATCAGTCATGTGCCTGAGATTAGTTTCTTCAAAGTTTTCAGCAAAATAATCTTGAAGTTGAGCGGAGAGAAAACTGGCTTAATTATGAAGATTGTGCATGTCATGGTTCCCAAAACTGCTCTTAACATTTTTCATCTTGTAAAGTCCTAACTGTCATTTGTTGCTAATTAGTGTCAGGCTGCTCTAAATATTCTTCAGTAGCATGACCTTGAGATAAATGGTCTTCAATTAAATGAAGCTACTCTACAGAAGACTCTCCCCAGGGCGTTTAGATTTACTTTGGTTCATGTACACATCTGTAACAGTCTCCTGCATTGACTTCAAACTCTAGGCAATCAGTTCTTAAAGTTCCATCCATGTCCTACGGTTTTGAGGTACAGAGGGCGACATAGGGGCCCTGGGTGAAGTTCTAGAgacacagattcaaatcccaccatggtaaacGGTgatatttcaattcaataaaatctagaattaaaagctagcttAATGGCTGCcacctaatgtcttttagggaagtaaGTCTGTTGTGCTTACATGGTCTGGTCTGCATTGGCTCCAGACAGTCTAAAGAAGACCTGACTCAAGAGAAAACCATTCTGATGGTGCACGAACTGAAGCCCGAGAACAACACAGATCAATCCTAACATCTACCTTGGCCCGGGAGATCAGAGTCCATTCAATTTTTAAGGAACAAAGTCACAAATGACACATGTGAGAAACTAGTACAATGGGGAGGACAGGTACCAGGCATTAAAAGTCCTTTTCAGCATTGTAGAGCAAAAAAAATCTCATAGGCAGAGACAGTGCCCAGGTATTAAaagtgaataaaaaccgaaaggactgcggatgctgtaaatcaggaacaaaaacaaagttgttggaaaagctcagcaggtctggcagcatctgtgaaggagaaaacagagttaacgtttcctgtctggtgacccttcctcagaactgatgcgaggaagggtcactggacccgaaacattatctctgttttctccccgacagatgctgccagacctgctgagcttttccagcaactttattaaAAGTGAATGCTTTATCTGTCATACAATAGGTTAATTTTTCAGAAAATGTACAGAAGTAGGTTCAGAACACAGGATCATAAAAGCAAGAAATAAAACAGCTACCCACACAAAGAGGTTAATGGGGTTGTATCATCcacaacagaaaaaaaacctaAAGTGTTCTGAAGAGAAATAGATGATTTAGACCTTACATTTTGCTAAGGTGATATTTGTCAATAGTCACAAATTACAAGTTAGACACAAGGATAAGTGTCACTACATTATCAGATAGTGAGCCACGGTTAGGAAAGCACCATCTGACAACAATGCAACTACATGCCCCAGAAAGCATAG is a genomic window of Stegostoma tigrinum isolate sSteTig4 chromosome X, sSteTig4.hap1, whole genome shotgun sequence containing:
- the LOC125448172 gene encoding uncharacterized protein LOC125448172 isoform X3, which gives rise to MDNKEDMNKTDSESTILVPNESDIGLSTTVQRAIGKIETAQLARARQEVAERLKDILDKVNFALSHARFDHQQVPKITLTHEKKEREWLIDTITEFATGNSTKEEILKFILQWLSDSNQTLIDDEDIEEDREVEKRSAEWIEEVNVKVQSSLASSQECIENLHKISKNLFSLQHERIKPKSAGPDGKGTILKWWREKKMDPKTLMHLLDMQPMSTAKMVEPNVAKQLDAAVGEIDMILTDIAKSPPCKKAQTIAFRYIRKFIENLHKAFHIRSQEYFEVENELRKSDSFGSQGAEDNLVNELKLLREHSSALKTRAESAEHHYREACSTNYNLENTIKVLRSKVAQLQNIKKTVSHEQITSENLFPSDDVQIKTKQTPKTNKRTTLVKKSKDKIIPIESLRGKYLFSKEHKNILVEGHDRLDEQRTKSTTGKSSFAEPQEPQTLLEVSKEGNIPKEKSEGKAVPTEMSDGSIVPTTQPKPETVLTEAVQCKMHKSDPIAEKKRRASARKEEALKTKAKKMAVDLLTDFQTAVLYSLNHGLSSGKELSPGDVCKVQALLKSAELKNLYGVIEKALKEMFAKPVQNTKQEHSEQPIHVLVPTKESQVDKLKEKQPEFTTLAELLEEISRFSIIQEIALDELSAQIQYFIEEAKEDKNMTQEEAHFCEKTLEALDTVLTLEKMSSRAGMDQLIQIREATKNLYSIDNVLGLKGNETKLQAESFKKEGVLLPNMGSETLERTVQPRGKVFQAADTNKIVDGSYIVNVTYLRTNYKTLDQAVYNGIISRQLHAIATHLIHQTLTTVQLRLAYLFRKYITFRHIQTLRNYLNNRMSDVNSKDEEVDEDLYRFANRLEVRVKSSMQHWDARQQLVNQSRQKHLNRMTDLFNQLKHRTGLHLFSPFLAKPPNPRTRKQFGSRLQPTFLIASNKPCYLHGQGNCASSAFLRMRNSQMLSTNIVDGSFPIAKKNPAIPASFPETPKLMTVDRKNSFREMLAKTQISIVGESLQTPMKSLSIPSESYVFRQKCDLNPCCIYKQV
- the LOC125448172 gene encoding uncharacterized protein LOC125448172 isoform X2; translation: MKSTRNVHVDFRLPPARRQPSMDNKEDMNKTDSESTILVPNESDIGLSTTVQRAIGKIETAQLARARQEVAERLKDILDKVNFALSHARFDHQQVPKITLTHEKKEREWLIDTITEFATGNSTKEEILKFILQWLSDSNQTLIDDEDIEEDREVEKRSAEWIEEVNVKVQSSLASSQECIENLHKISKNLFSLQHERIKPKSAGPDGKGTILKWWREKKMDPKTLMHLLDMQPMSTAKMVEPNVAKQLDAAVGEIDMILTDIAKSPPCKKAQTIAFRYIRKFIENLHKAFHIRSQEYFEVENELRKSDSFGSQGAEDNLVNELKLLREHSSALKTRAESAEHHYREACSTNYNLENTIKVLRSKVAQLQNIKKTVSHEQITSENLFPSDDVQIKTKQTPKTNKRTTLVKKSKDKIIPIESLRGKYLFSKEHKNILVEGHDRLDEQRTKSTTGKSSFAEPQEPQTLLEVSKEGNIPKEKSEGKAVPTEMSDGSIVPTTQPKPETVLTEAVQCKMHKSDPIAEKKRRASARKEEALKTKAKKMAVDLLTDFQTAVLYSLNHGLSSGKELSPGDVCKVQALLKSAELKNLYGVIEKALKEMFAKPVQNTKQEHSEQPIHVLVPTKESQVDKLKEKQPEFTTLAELLEEISRFSIIQEIALDELSAQIQYFIEEAKEDKNMTQEEAHFCEKTLEALDTVLTLEKMSSRAGMDQLIQIREATKNLYSIDNVLGLKGNETKLQAESFKKEGVLLPNMGSETLERTVQPRGKVFQAADTNKIVDGSYIVNVTYLRTNYKTLDQAVYNGIISRQLHAIATHLIHQTLTTVQLRLAYLFRKYITFRHIQTLRNYLNNRMSDVNSKDEEVDEDLYRFANRLEVRVKSSMQHWDARQQLVNQSRQKHLNRMTDLFNQLKHRTGLHLFSPFLAKPPNPRTRKQFGSRLQPTFLIASNKPCYLHGQGNCASSAFLRMRNSQMLSTNIVDGSFPIAKKNPAIPASFPETPKLMTVDRKNSFREMLAKTQISIVGESLQTPMKSLSIPSESYVFRQKCDLNPCCIYKQV
- the LOC125448172 gene encoding uncharacterized protein LOC125448172 isoform X1; amino-acid sequence: MKSTRNVHVDFRLPPARRQPSFRFCFTNSMDNKEDMNKTDSESTILVPNESDIGLSTTVQRAIGKIETAQLARARQEVAERLKDILDKVNFALSHARFDHQQVPKITLTHEKKEREWLIDTITEFATGNSTKEEILKFILQWLSDSNQTLIDDEDIEEDREVEKRSAEWIEEVNVKVQSSLASSQECIENLHKISKNLFSLQHERIKPKSAGPDGKGTILKWWREKKMDPKTLMHLLDMQPMSTAKMVEPNVAKQLDAAVGEIDMILTDIAKSPPCKKAQTIAFRYIRKFIENLHKAFHIRSQEYFEVENELRKSDSFGSQGAEDNLVNELKLLREHSSALKTRAESAEHHYREACSTNYNLENTIKVLRSKVAQLQNIKKTVSHEQITSENLFPSDDVQIKTKQTPKTNKRTTLVKKSKDKIIPIESLRGKYLFSKEHKNILVEGHDRLDEQRTKSTTGKSSFAEPQEPQTLLEVSKEGNIPKEKSEGKAVPTEMSDGSIVPTTQPKPETVLTEAVQCKMHKSDPIAEKKRRASARKEEALKTKAKKMAVDLLTDFQTAVLYSLNHGLSSGKELSPGDVCKVQALLKSAELKNLYGVIEKALKEMFAKPVQNTKQEHSEQPIHVLVPTKESQVDKLKEKQPEFTTLAELLEEISRFSIIQEIALDELSAQIQYFIEEAKEDKNMTQEEAHFCEKTLEALDTVLTLEKMSSRAGMDQLIQIREATKNLYSIDNVLGLKGNETKLQAESFKKEGVLLPNMGSETLERTVQPRGKVFQAADTNKIVDGSYIVNVTYLRTNYKTLDQAVYNGIISRQLHAIATHLIHQTLTTVQLRLAYLFRKYITFRHIQTLRNYLNNRMSDVNSKDEEVDEDLYRFANRLEVRVKSSMQHWDARQQLVNQSRQKHLNRMTDLFNQLKHRTGLHLFSPFLAKPPNPRTRKQFGSRLQPTFLIASNKPCYLHGQGNCASSAFLRMRNSQMLSTNIVDGSFPIAKKNPAIPASFPETPKLMTVDRKNSFREMLAKTQISIVGESLQTPMKSLSIPSESYVFRQKCDLNPCCIYKQV